The following DNA comes from Opisthocomus hoazin isolate bOpiHoa1 chromosome 13, bOpiHoa1.hap1, whole genome shotgun sequence.
CGTCGCTGGCAGGGTTTGGGGCAATGCTCGgagcccccccagcagcagccccgggctgggtgggaccatcttccttctcttcctaccctaccctatcccatcccatcccatcccatcccaccccatcccatcccatcgcatcccatcccatcccatcccatcccatcctttctcttccaccccatcccatcccaccccatcccatcctaccccatcccatctcttcccatcccatcccaccccatcccacgccatcccatcccatcccatcccatcccatcccatcccatcccatcccatcccaccccatcccatcccgtgaccccctgctcctgcatccctgcccagGTCCGGCTCCAGCGATCCCTACTGCGTGGTCAAGGTGGACAACGAGGTGGTGGCCAGGTATGGGGGGTCACCGTGCCCCCGTGGGGAGGGGATGTGGAGGGGGGGACAAGGACCCCCTTGGGACCCTCCAGGGGTGTATCCCCCCCTCCCCTGGCCTGCAGAACGGCCACGGTCTGGAAGAGCCTGAACCCATTTTGGGGGGAGGAGTACACCCTGCGCCTGCCCCACGGCTTCCACAGCCTCGCCGTCTACGTGCTGGATGAAGACACGGTTGGGTAGGGGGGTGCGGCGGGGGGCACAGGTGGGCACCgggttgggtggggggtccctggctgTGGTCTCAGAGCCCGCCGTGTCTCCGGCCTGGCAGGCAGGACGATGTGATCGGCAAGGTCTCGCTCAGCCACCAGCAGATCTCAGCCGAGCCGCGGGGTGAGTGGGGGGCACAGGTGcggagggggctgccggggggcagcGAGGCCCGTCGCCGGGCCTCGGGGCACCCACCCCGTCCCCCTCGGCAGGTGTGGACGGCTGGCTCAGCCTGGCACCCGTGGACCCCGACCAGGAGGTGCAGGGCGAGATCCATGTGGAGCTGCAGGTCCCCGAGCAGGGCCACCCACGGGTGCTGCGCTGCCACGTCATCGAGGCCAGGTTGGGGGGGGATGGTGGGGCACAACGGGGTGCCACCACCCCCCGGGGTCTGGCTCTCAGCTCGGGGAGGGGGGTCTGGGCAGTGGGAGGTGGGGACAGCGGTGGCACAGGGCTCATCCTCCTCCCGTGGCACCGGGAAGGGCCCTCGCTGCGTCCCGCTTGGGGACATCGCCGATGCCAACACGCGTGTGATGATCCCGCGGGGTCTCAGCGGGGGACACGCTATGGAtgaggggcagagctgggtggcCCGGAGAGACACGGGGTGCCTGGGGACAATCCCCATCAGACCAGCGGGCTCTCAAGCCGGGTTTCTCCCCTCCGGGTTCAAAAttgagggaaactgaggcacagcccaGGCCTCCCCCTCCGCTTTGCTCCGGGGCGTGTGTGCGTGCACACGCGTGTCTGCATGCATGTGGATGCGTGTGCACGTGCGTGTGCCCACacacagggctgccaggcggcaggcagcagaggcagcatCCCGCTGCCATGGCAACCGCAGTGGGTACCAAGGCAACGGGATGGCCTTGGGGACAGCCAGGAGGGACAGCAgagaccccccacccccacccagctgtgccGCTTGGCCCCCAGGgacctggggagggaggggatggcGGTAGGAGAGCTGGGGCGCGGGGACCCACTCCCACCTCCCCGCAGGGACCtggccccccgggacccctcggGCACCTCGGACCCCTTCGCCCGGGTGTCGTGCTGCGGGCGCACGTCGGAGACAGCCGTGAGTCGGGGCGCTGGCGCTGGGACCCGGAGGCTCGGGCACCTCGTCCCACCCACGGCCACCGGTCCCCGTCCCCAGCAGGTCGTCAAGAAAACCCGCTTCCCGCGCTGGGACGAGGTGCTGGAGTTCCAGCTGGCTGAGGGTGAGCTTGGGGAGGCCGTGCTGAGCGTGGAGGTGTGGGACTGGGACATCGTGGGCAAGAATGACTTCTTGGGACGGGTGAGGACCTCGGGGCGCGCTGGCATGGGGCAGggtctgcacccccagcccaccccacgcTTGGGGTCCGGGTGACCATGGGGTGAGGACGCCAGGGATGGGGGTGAGGgcagaaagctaatgggatcctgaggtgcatcaagaggagtgtgggcagcaggtcgagggaggttctcctccccctctgctctgccctggtgaagccccatctgcagtgctgtgtccagtgctgggctccccagttcaagaaagatgaggagctactggagagagtccagtggagggctgcaaggatgaggagggcactggagcatctctcctatgaggagaggctgagggagctgggcttgttcagcctggagaagagaaggctgagaggggaccttagaaatggctctaaatatctgcagggtgggggtcaggaggacagggccagactctttccagtggtgcccagcgacaggacaaggggcaatgggcacaaactgaagcagaagaagctccagctgaacatgaggaagaacttcttccctctgaggatgacggagccctggcccaggctgcccagggaggctgtggagtctccttctctgcagatattccagccctgcctggccgcggtgctgtgcagcctgctctgggtgaccctgcttgggcagggcgttgggctgggtgacccacagaggtccctgccaaccccgaccatgctgggattctgtgattctgtgagggcaggGGTACATGCACCCAGGGTCTCCCGAGGAGGGGTCCCCGCTGGCGGGGGAAGCGGGGTGCAGTACAGGGTGCTGGCATGTGCCCCCCgccctgctcagcccctgcctCTGGCCCCCCAGGTCGAGTTCCCCCTGGAGACCCTCTGCACGGCCCCCGCCAAGGGCTGGTTCCagctcctgcccttccccagtGCTGCTGAGGACCACGGGTGAGCACCTCCCcgggaaggagctggggggggtggaGGCCGGTGGGCGCAGGACGCGGCCGAGCCCCCGGCCGTGCTGTTGCAGGGGACAGCTGGGTGCCCTGCGGCTGGCGGTGCGGCTGGTGGAGGACAGGGTCCTGCCCCAACACTACTACCAGcccctcatccagctcctcacagAGCCCATCCTCCACCCGGgccaggtgggtgctgcagggtgggagGACCCTCGGGGTCCCCTGGCATGGGGACTTCACCATGCCCACCCTGCCCTCCGCGCAGTCCCCCGCCGGCACGGCCCTGGCTGTCCTGGAGGAGGTGACCTCAGGGGAGAGCCGAGAGGAGGTGGCCACCAAGCTGGTGAAGATCTtcttggggcaggggctggccgtgCCTCTCCTGGACTATCTCATCACCCGCGAGCTGGCCAGGACCAGTaagtgccagggctgggggcaccgCTGGGGGAAACTGGGTTGCCAGGGTCCCCCCAGACCTCCACAGGGAGAAGAGTGGGGCCACCGAGGGCGAGGCAGGAGAGGTGCCCCATGTTCCCGGGGTCGGGCACACCAAGGATGGCTGGGGCATCACCCCGAGCCCTCCTCGCCACGGCCTCTGCGCTCCTCCAGCTGACCCCAACACCCTCTTCCGCTCCAACTCGCTGGCCTCCAAGTCcgtggagcagttcatgaaggtgAGCGTGCGACGGGACGCCGGCCGGGTCCCCACCGCGCCCTCCCGGGATGGCGTCGGGGCGCAGAGTCAGGCAGGGCTTCCGGGAACGGTTTGGGGACGAGGACGGTGGCTTCCCGTCCTTTGCAGGTGGTGGGGCTGCCCTACCTGCACGAGGTCCTGAAGCCCGTGGTGAATCGCATCTTCGAGGAGAAGAAGTACGTGGAGCTGGACCCCGGCAAGATGGAGCTGAGCCGCGGCAGGCGAGTGTGGGGATGGCGGCTTGGGGGGGGACACGTCCCGACCCAGTGTCCCCTGCGGGAGGGGGTCACCCACCGCTGCTGAGCCCGTGGGTGGCTTTGAGCCCGTTCCTGGGCGTCGGGTGTCCCCGCAGGAGGATCTCCTTCAAGGGGTCCCTGTCGGAGGCGCAGGTGCGGGAgagcagcctggagctgctgaagggCTACCTGGGGGACATCGTGGACGCCATCGTCGGCTCGGTGGAGAAGTGTCCCCTCCTCATGAGGGTGGCCTTCAAGCAGCTCCGCAGGCGGGTGGAGGAGCGCTTCCCCTCGGCGCAGCACGAGGTGGGgcgggcggcagggccggggctgggggtccgcACGCCCCCAGGCCCGCCACCCCGAGCCCtgagctgtccctgtccccggcCCCGGCCAGGACGCACGGTACTTCTCCATCAGCGGGTTTCTCTTCCTCCGCTTCTTCGCCCCCGCCGTCCTCACCCCTAAACTCTTCGGCCTCCGGGAGCAGCACGCGGACCCCCGCACCGGCCGCACGCTCCTGCTCCTCGCCAAGGTGCCGGGAGCCCGGGAGGGATGAGGAGCCCCGGGAGGGATGGGGGCTGTGGGGACGGATGGGGACcttggggagggatggggacgcTGGGGAGGAATGGGGGTGCAGGGGAGAGATGGGGaccctggggtgggatgggaaccctggggaagggcagggaccCTTGGGGAGCGATGGGGACGCTGGGGAGGAATGGGGaccctggggtgggatggggatgctggggagggatggggacccTAGGGGAGGGCAGGGACCCTGGGGAGAGATGGGGACCTTGGGAAGGGATGGGGACCCTGGGGAAGGTCTCAAGGAGGATCGGGGAGCCCAGGGAGGACTGGGGACTCCAGAGAGGGACCCCAGACAGGACAGAGACTCCAGGGAGGGACGTGGGCGCTGTGCAGAGATGGGGACCGGGAACGGATGATGATGCCAGTGGGGACCGGGGACCCCCGAAAGGCAGGGAGGTCCCAGGGAGGGGGTGGGGACCCAGGGGAGGGCCCCCAGGGAACGAAGAGGACCCCAAGGAGGGCAGAGCCACCCCTGCCCCACACCTcatgcagcagggctgtgccaccACGTGTCGGGCACCGGGCAGGAGCCgccctggggcagcagctgggtgcCATCGCTCCCCCCTCCAGTCCCCAAACCCcaggggtgcaggggagcagcCGGGACTGGGGTccctgggtggggggcacggcAGCGTGAGCCCTTCCAGGCGCTGCAGAGCATCGGCAacctggggctggagccggggcAGGGCAAGGAGCCGTGGCTGGCACCGCTGCACGCCGCCCTGCTGCCCAGCGTCACCCGCCTCAGAGCCTTCCTCGACGGGCTGGTGGCAGTGGAGACCACCGAGGGTGAGCGGGGCGGGTGGCATTGCCCTTCGTTGTCCCCCCGGCATCCCCCGGCGATGGGGGACCCGGCTGGGTGTGCATCCCTGGAGATGGGGGACCCGGGTGGGTGCCACGTGTGCCCCAGGGATGGGCGTccaggggctgggagaggtggTGGCACTGGGGGTGACACCGCCATGTCCCCCACCCGGCCATACCACGGGCTCAGCGGGCGAGGGGCCGGTGCCACCAGCGTCCCCGCACCCCTCGGCCACCATCAAGGAGGGGTACCTGCACACCCAGAcggcgcggggtggggggcccACCCTGCTGCCCCGCTTCGCCTTCAAGAAGAGGTACTTCTGGCTCAGCGCCGAGGCGCTGACCTACGCCAAGTCCCCCGAGGGGCAGGTGGGTGCTGCCCAcgaccccaccccccaccccaccgccccacgttgggtgcccGGCGAGGGGCCGCGGGGCGCAGCGAGCCGCGGCGTGTCGGGGTCCCCAGGTGCGCTGCTCCGTCCCGGTGCCGCAGATGCGGGTGGTGGAGCGGGTGGACGAGGGCACCTTCCCTCAGCCCCACGTCATGCAGATCGTGGCGCAGGACGGCACCGGGCAGCTCCGCACCACCTACATCCAGTGCAaggtgggtgccccccaccccgaccccggcacccccggcacccaccgcccAAGCGCCCTgcgagccccctccccagcacccagccgcgGGGCAATGGGAATGGTCCTGGTCCCAGATCCCGCTCTACCCAGGCACCGGCTGTACTGGGAACACTGGGGTGTCCAGTCCTGGCTGTACTGGGGTCAAGGGAGCATCTGGGCCCTGGCTGTACTGGGAAAACTGGGATATCCTACCCTGGCTGTACTGGGAACACTGGGGTGCCCAGACCTGACTGTGCTGGGAGGCATCTGGGCTCTGGCTGTACTGGGAACACTGGGGTGCCCAGCCCTGGCTGTACTGGGGGCAAGGGGGCATCTGGGCTCTGGCTGTACTGGGAAAACTGGGATATCCTACCCTGGCTGTACTGGGAACACTGGGGTGCCCAGCCCTGGCTGTACTAGGGTCACAGGGGTATCTGGTCCCTGGCTGTACTGGGAACACTGGGGTGCCCAGAGCTGGCTGTACTGGGGTCAAGGGGGCATCTGGGCCCTGGCTGTACTGGGAAAATTGAGTTATCCTACCCTGGCCATACTGGAGTCACTGGGGTACCAGTCCTGGCTGTACCAGGATTAGTAGGGTTTCCAGCTACGTAGCCATACTGGTGTCACTGGAGTTCCGGCCCTGGCCGTACTGGGGTCAATATGGTTTCCAGCCACATCCGTACTGGTGTCACTGGGATACTGGGATCAGCGGGCTATCCAGCCACATCTgctctggggtccctggggtccctgccctgTCTGTACTGGGATTGCTGGGGTCCCACCCCTATTTGCACTGGGGTCACTGGGGCACCCTTGCTCCCGCGGTGCCACCTCCCCACCAGCTCCCACCCGGGCAGCTCTGCCATCAAACTGTCCCCCCCGGACACCCAGCCCGGGTGCCCACCACACTGGGGACCCTGCCGGCATCGCCCGTgcccacccccacctccccagcgTGGGGTGCCCCATGGGTGCCACcgccccgtccctgtccccgcagaGCGCCCAGGACCTGTGGCAGTGGCTCTGGGCGGTGCGGCAGGCCAGCAGCGCCAACCGCGCCATGCTGCCCACCCACCACCCCGGAACCTTCCGCGCCGGGCGCTGgacctgctgcctgcaccccgccGCCTCCGGTAGGGCCGAGGGGCTGCGGAcggagggtgggggtgggggtccgCTGGGCAAGGGTCCCCCGGCACCCCGACCGCGGCTGTCGTCAGCAGCGCCCGGCTGCAGCCGGAGCCACAGCAGCGTGGCGCTGGGCGAGTGGACGGACCCCCTggaccccgcggcggcggcgcagaCCCTCTACGGGCACCTCCGCCGTGCGGGGGTCCCGCTGCGGTGaggctgggggtgcggggtgtCCCGGGGACCAGGGTGCTGGCGGGCGGGGGCTGAGGGTCCCTCTCTTGCAGGGCGGGTGAGGGGCCCGGGGGTCCTGAGGGCAGCGCGGCGGCCGAGGCCCCCGGGACGGGGCAGgcaggtatgggggggggggggg
Coding sequences within:
- the RASAL1 gene encoding rasGAP-activating-like protein 1, with product MAKTTSLRCRVLEGKDLPAKDMSGSSDPYCVVKVDNEVVARTATVWKSLNPFWGEEYTLRLPHGFHSLAVYVLDEDTVGQDDVIGKVSLSHQQISAEPRGVDGWLSLAPVDPDQEVQGEIHVELQVPEQGHPRVLRCHVIEARDLAPRDPSGTSDPFARVSCCGRTSETAVVKKTRFPRWDEVLEFQLAEGELGEAVLSVEVWDWDIVGKNDFLGRVEFPLETLCTAPAKGWFQLLPFPSAAEDHGGQLGALRLAVRLVEDRVLPQHYYQPLIQLLTEPILHPGQSPAGTALAVLEEVTSGESREEVATKLVKIFLGQGLAVPLLDYLITRELARTTDPNTLFRSNSLASKSVEQFMKVVGLPYLHEVLKPVVNRIFEEKKYVELDPGKMELSRGRRISFKGSLSEAQVRESSLELLKGYLGDIVDAIVGSVEKCPLLMRVAFKQLRRRVEERFPSAQHEDARYFSISGFLFLRFFAPAVLTPKLFGLREQHADPRTGRTLLLLAKALQSIGNLGLEPGQGKEPWLAPLHAALLPSVTRLRAFLDGLVAVETTEAGEGPVPPASPHPSATIKEGYLHTQTARGGGPTLLPRFAFKKRYFWLSAEALTYAKSPEGQVRCSVPVPQMRVVERVDEGTFPQPHVMQIVAQDGTGQLRTTYIQCKSAQDLWQWLWAVRQASSANRAMLPTHHPGTFRAGRWTCCLHPAASAPGCSRSHSSVALGEWTDPLDPAAAAQTLYGHLRRAGVPLRAGEGPGGPEGSAAAEAPGTGQAGGLQAVLRDLDIAHDAFARGDGVPGPPPRPPPPAPAI